A single genomic interval of Polynucleobacter necessarius harbors:
- a CDS encoding Fe-S cluster assembly transcription factor, with product MRLTTKGRFAVTAMIDLALREIHGPVTLAGISQRQKISLSYLEQLFGKLRRFNIVASTRGPGGGYSLARPSSEVSVADIIVAVDEPLDATQCGGKGNCHTDEENHGRCMTHDLWSNLNSKMVDYLSSVSLKDLVQQQEGRGIVIQDMRQKKIKVESSKADKPAAVLAAKKEVAPKAPLVNSVFNLARQS from the coding sequence ATGAGACTTACAACCAAAGGTCGTTTTGCAGTAACCGCAATGATTGATTTAGCCCTGCGTGAAATACATGGCCCCGTAACTTTGGCCGGAATTAGCCAAAGACAAAAGATTTCCCTTTCCTATCTCGAGCAATTGTTCGGCAAATTACGCCGTTTCAATATCGTGGCAAGTACTCGTGGACCTGGCGGTGGTTATAGCCTGGCCCGACCTTCATCCGAGGTGAGTGTGGCCGACATTATTGTCGCTGTCGATGAGCCTCTCGATGCAACCCAGTGCGGCGGTAAAGGTAACTGTCATACCGACGAAGAAAATCATGGCCGTTGCATGACTCATGACCTCTGGAGCAATCTCAATTCCAAAATGGTTGACTACTTGAGTTCAGTGAGTTTAAAAGATTTAGTTCAGCAGCAAGAAGGGCGCGGCATTGTGATTCAAGACATGCGTCAAAAGAAAATTAAGGTTGAAAGTTCCAAGGCGGATAAACCTGCTGCAGTGCTTGCAGCTAAAAAAGAAGTAGCGCCTAAGGCGCCGCTAGTAAATTCTGTATTTAATCTAGCGCGCCAAAGTTAA
- the uvrB gene encoding excinuclease ABC subunit UvrB, which yields MIADMFPKLPKTGSKSEVKAEKKSSAVDPLGEVGHDLDPAKFVTFPDSPYYLYQRFPPAGDQPQAIDALVEGIEDGLTFQTLLGVTGSGKTFTMANVIARTGRPAIIFAPNKTLAAQLYSEFREFFPKNAVEYFVSYYDYYQPEAYVPQRDLFIEKDSSINEHIEQMRLSATKSLLERRDVIIVATVSAIYGIGNPGDYHSMVMTLRPGDKMSQRDILMRLIAMQYDRNATDFKRGVFRVRGDTIDIFPAEHNELAVRVELFDDVIERLQLFDPLTGKIRQKIPRFTVYPSSHYVTPRDTVLKAIETIKSELRTRLDEFVKDGKLVEAKRLEQRTRFDLEMLNELGFCKGIENYSRHLSGAAPGESPPTLVDYLPNDALMFLDESHVLIGQLNAMYNGDKSRKHTLVEFGFRLPSAMDNRPLKFTEFETKMRQTIFVSATPADYENTHQGQVVEQVARPTGLVDPEIEVLPASTQVDDLLDQIHARVKVGERVLVTVLTKRMAEQLTDYLSDNGVKVRYVHSDIDTVERVEILRDLRLGVFDVLVGINLLREGLDIPEVSLVAILDADKEGFLRSERSLIQTIGRAARNVRGKAILYADKITDSMRMAMGETERRRTKQIAFNKLHGIEPKGVQKRIKDIIDGVYDVKEKRQEMQVEQERARYEDMGEKNLAAEIKRLEQQMNAEAKNLEFEKAASTRDRLTNVKEMAFGARSRDSVYASNSLIPGL from the coding sequence ATGATAGCCGATATGTTCCCTAAGTTACCTAAAACTGGATCAAAATCTGAAGTAAAAGCGGAGAAGAAAAGCTCGGCTGTAGATCCTTTGGGCGAGGTCGGTCACGACCTAGATCCTGCCAAGTTCGTGACCTTTCCTGACTCCCCTTATTACCTGTATCAGCGCTTTCCGCCGGCAGGAGACCAGCCTCAGGCAATTGATGCCCTGGTTGAGGGCATTGAGGATGGACTGACTTTTCAGACGCTTTTGGGGGTTACAGGGTCAGGAAAGACCTTCACAATGGCCAATGTGATTGCCAGAACCGGTCGTCCAGCCATCATTTTTGCCCCGAATAAGACCTTGGCTGCCCAGCTTTACAGTGAATTTAGGGAGTTTTTTCCTAAAAACGCGGTTGAGTACTTCGTGAGTTACTACGACTATTACCAGCCAGAGGCCTATGTTCCTCAGCGGGACCTCTTTATTGAAAAAGACTCTTCGATTAATGAGCATATTGAGCAAATGCGCTTGTCCGCAACAAAGAGTCTATTAGAGCGTCGCGACGTCATTATTGTGGCCACCGTTTCGGCAATTTACGGTATTGGTAATCCAGGCGACTATCACAGCATGGTGATGACATTGCGTCCTGGCGACAAAATGAGTCAGCGGGATATTTTGATGCGCCTGATCGCGATGCAGTATGACCGCAATGCAACCGATTTCAAGCGTGGTGTATTTCGCGTGCGCGGTGACACGATTGACATTTTCCCTGCCGAGCATAATGAGTTAGCGGTTCGGGTTGAATTATTTGATGATGTCATCGAGCGTTTGCAATTATTTGATCCACTTACTGGAAAAATTCGGCAGAAGATTCCGCGTTTTACTGTGTATCCAAGTTCGCATTACGTTACTCCGCGTGACACTGTTTTGAAAGCGATTGAAACAATTAAATCTGAGTTGCGTACTCGTTTGGATGAATTTGTTAAAGACGGAAAATTGGTTGAGGCGAAACGTCTTGAACAGCGCACTCGTTTTGATTTGGAAATGCTCAATGAATTGGGTTTTTGTAAAGGCATTGAAAACTACTCTCGTCATCTCTCCGGTGCCGCTCCAGGCGAGTCCCCGCCTACCCTGGTGGACTATCTGCCCAATGATGCCCTGATGTTCCTAGATGAAAGCCACGTCTTAATTGGCCAGCTCAATGCGATGTATAACGGCGACAAGTCACGCAAGCATACCTTGGTGGAATTTGGTTTCCGTTTGCCTTCTGCGATGGATAATCGTCCGCTTAAATTTACCGAGTTTGAAACGAAAATGCGTCAAACCATTTTTGTCTCCGCGACTCCAGCCGATTACGAAAATACGCATCAAGGTCAAGTGGTGGAGCAAGTGGCTAGACCAACAGGATTGGTCGATCCAGAAATTGAAGTCTTACCAGCAAGCACGCAGGTCGATGATTTGTTGGATCAAATTCATGCACGTGTCAAAGTGGGTGAACGCGTACTGGTGACCGTGTTGACTAAGCGCATGGCTGAACAATTAACCGATTATCTTTCTGATAATGGTGTGAAGGTGCGTTATGTGCACTCGGATATCGACACAGTAGAGCGCGTAGAAATTTTGCGTGACTTACGTCTAGGCGTTTTCGATGTTTTGGTTGGTATTAATTTATTGCGCGAAGGCTTGGATATTCCTGAGGTTTCATTGGTCGCGATTTTGGACGCCGACAAAGAAGGCTTTTTACGCTCCGAACGCAGTTTGATTCAGACGATTGGTCGGGCAGCCCGAAATGTCCGAGGCAAAGCTATTTTGTACGCAGATAAGATCACGGACTCTATGCGCATGGCGATGGGGGAGACCGAAAGACGCCGTACGAAGCAAATTGCCTTCAATAAGCTGCATGGTATTGAGCCTAAAGGGGTTCAAAAGCGGATTAAGGACATTATTGATGGCGTTTACGACGTCAAAGAGAAGCGTCAGGAGATGCAAGTTGAGCAGGAGCGGGCTCGCTATGAGGATATGGGCGAGAAGAATCTGGCGGCTGAAATCAAGCGCCTAGAGCAGCAAATGAATGCTGAAGCCAAGAATTTGGAGTTTGAAAAGGCTGCCAGCACCCGGGATAGACTTACTAATGTGAAAGAAATGGCTTTCGGGGCCAGGTCTAGGGACTCGGTCTACGCGTCTAATTCATTAATTCCTGGCTTGTAA